A genomic segment from Nicotiana sylvestris chromosome 1, ASM39365v2, whole genome shotgun sequence encodes:
- the LOC104216212 gene encoding beta-amylase 2, chloroplastic-like, with translation MASIFSSSSFHLGFKTKKMACSYKIDSTCASTHQFPRFSLRRDGPMDSPLRMFAANRAYSDAADSAPENLDEKTPYIPIYVMLPLGIINMEGELVDADNLFNQLKMLKSSNVDGVMVDCWWGIVERRAPKEYNWSGYKKLFEIVRDLGLKLQVVMSFHECGGNVGDDIHIPIPQWVQEIGYENPDIYFTDKEGRRNHECLSWGIDAEMVLNGRTPLEVYSDYMRSFRLEFDDFFARRVISEIEIGLGPCGELRYPSYPAKFGWEYPGIGEFQCYDKYLIKSLQKAAEAWGNSAWGKAPENAGSYNSKPQETGFFCDFGEYNGFYGRFFLHWYSQILINHGDRVLGLAALAFKGTPIAAKVSGIHWWYNTKSHAAELTAGFYNSGNFTGYSAIVSMLKKHGAALNFTCLELRTVDQEREFPEALSDPEGLVWKVLNAAWEVKIPVAGENALPCYHREGYNKILQIAKPMNDPFGRHYLSAFTYLRLSPTLLEKHNFIEFERFVQKMHDK, from the exons ATGGCTTCCATTTTCTCTTCAAGTAGCTTTCATCTTGGTTTTAAGACCAAAAAAATGGCATGCAGCTACAAGATTGATAGTACTTGTGCATCTACTCATCAGTTCCCGCGGTTTTCGCTCCGCCGCGATGGTCCAATGGACTCCCCACTCAGAATGTTTGCTGCCAACCGAGCTTATTCAGAT GCTGCTGATTCTGCTCCAGAGAATTTAGATGAGAAGACCCCTTACATTCCCATATATGTCATGCTACCG TTGGGCATCATAAACATGGAAGGTGAGTTAGTGGATGCCGACAATCTCTTCAACcaactaaaaatgttgaaatcaTCCAATGTTGATGGCGTCATGGTCGACTGCTGGTGGGGGATCGTAGAGAGGCGTGCTCCTAAGGAATACAATTGGAGTGGCTACAAAAAGCTTTTTGAGATTGTTCGAGATCTTGGTCTTAAACTACAG GTGGTTATGTCCTTCCACGAGTGTGGAGGCAATGTGGGAGACGATATTCATATTCCGATTCCTCAATGGGTTCAAGAAATTGGTTACGAGAACCCTGACATATATTTTACGGATAAAGAAGGCCGAAGAAACCATGAGTGCCTTTCTTGGGGTATTGATGCAGAAATGGTCTTAAATGGGAGAACTCCACTTGAG GTTTACTCTGATTATATGAGAAGCTTCCGCCTCGAATTCGATGACTTCTTTGCTAGACGAGTTATCTCAGAAATAGAGATAGGACTTGGTCCTTGTGGAGAACTCCGATACCCTTCGTATCCGGCAAAATTCGGGTGGGAGTATCCCGGAATTGGGGAATTTCAG TGTTATGACAAGTACTTGATCAAGAGCCTCCAAAAGGCAGCAGAGGCATGGGGAAATTCAGCTTGGGGTAAAGCACCCGAGAATGCAGGTTCTTATAACTCAAAACCACAAGAAACTGGgtttttttgtgattttggagAGTACAATGGATTTTATGGTAGGTTCTTCTTGCACTGGTACTCGCAAATTTTAATCAATCATGGCGATCGAGTACTTGGCTTGGCAGCTTTGGCATTTAAGGGCACTCCAATAGCAGCAAAG GTATCAGGAATTCATTGGTGGTACAACACTAAAAGCCATGCAGCTGAACTAACAGCTGGCTTTTACAACAGTGGCAATTTTACTGGCTATTCTGCAATTGTGTCAATGTTAAAGAAGCATGGGGCAGCTTTGAATTTTACATGTCTCGAATTGCGCACGGTTGATCAGGAACGGGAATTTCCAGAAGCATTATCTGACCCGGAAGGATTAGTTTGGAAG GTGCTAAATGCTGCATGGGAAGTCAAGATACCAGTTGCGGGTGAGAATGCACTGCCGTGTTACCATAGGGAAGGTTACAACAAGATTTTGCAAATTGCCAAGCCTATGAATGATCCATTTGGCAGACACTACTTATCTGCCTTTACCTACCTCAGGCTTAGCCCAACTCTACTGGAGAAACACAACTTCATAGAGTTTGAAAGATTTGTACAAAAGATGCATGATAAGTAG